TGACGGTAGCGGCTGAAATAATAAAAACCTTACCTTCAGAAGATATAATCTATTTTGGTGATTTAGCCCGAACCCCTTATGGCTCAAAATCTCAAGAAACTGTCCGCAGATTTTCCCTTGAGATTGCTAACTTTCTTATTGAACAGCAGGTG
This genomic interval from bacterium contains the following:
- a CDS encoding glutamate racemase, with protein sequence MLMANKNLPIGIFDSGVGGLTVAAEIIKTLPSEDIIYFGDLARTPYGSKSQETVRRFSLEIANFLIEQQV